ATCAATTAGGGAATCGTACAAAGGTCCAAATACGGCGGTGTTGACATATATACTTTTTCGTACTACCGGAAAATCGTTTCTTATTTTTTCCATCTAAATCTTATATCTGTAATATCTTGTTATTGTATAAACAAAAAGTCAGTCCTCCAACACTTGTATTGCATCAATGGTATCCACCCCTACCTGCGTTGACTATGAATTGATTTCTCTATTTAATATCTATGGCAAATTGTCATATAGATTATGCACAAAAATCAATTGCCGTATCTTAGCTTAAAGATAGTTATTGTCGCATTTTAATGGCGTGCTTTTTGCTATTTCGTTTCATATAATTTAGAAAAACAGTGAATACTATTACGATGATAGCGGCGGCAGCGGAAAACGGTGCTTTAGGAAAGGATAATGATTTAATATGGCATCTTCCAGATGATTTTAAAAGATTTAAGCGTCTAACCACGGGACATAAAATCATTATGGGCCGAAAGACTTTTGAGAGTTTTTCTAAACCCTTGCCCAACCGTATTCATATTATCATAACCAGGGATAAAGATTATAAGGTAGATTCTAAAGACTGCATTGTGGTAAATTCTTTGGTTGAAGCGCTCCAATTAGTTTCAAATGAACACGCCTACATTATCGGCGGTGGTGAAATTTACAAACAGGCCGAACCTTTCTCGAACACGATAGAACTTACCAAGGTACATGAGAGCTTTGAGGCGGATACGTATTTTCCGAATCTTGACCATAAAACATGGAAGCTCGTAACCGAGGAATACCATCCAAAGGATGAAAAGCACAAGTATGCTTTTAGTTATTTAACTTACATAAGAATAAAATAACGACTATCCCGAACTATTTGGAATTTTTAATAAAATTGTCCCGCCAAAGGTCAAAAATCCAAATAAGCCACTTTAACCGAATTTCTATGGTCATCTAAAAATCGCTTAAGTACGCTCACGTTGGAGTTTGTATAAAATTGATGCTTGCCATTAACCTTAGAAAGGTTTAATATTCCGTGCTGCTCTAAAATAGATTTCGTCTGCCGCGCAACCGCCTCACCAGAATCAATGATTTTAACGCTCTCGGGCAGCAATTCTTTTAATAAGGGTATCAAATACGGATAATGGGTACACCCTAAAACCAGATAATCTATTCCCTTATCCAACATTGGCCGTAAGTACTCTTGTAAAAGTTGCCTTGTTTTTTCATTTCCCACTTCACCGCTTTCAATAAGTTCTACCAATCCTTTACCCTGTTGCTCCACAATTTCTATCCCCTCCCCATGGTTAAGTGAAGTGCTGTGAAACAAACTACTAGTTAAGGTTCCTTTAGTGGCTAAAACGCCGACCGACTTAGATCTTGAGTTTAAGGCCGCAGGTTTTATGGCTGGTTCAATACCAATAAATGGAACCTTATAGGTTTTTCTAAGGTAGTCTATGGCATTGGTAGTCGCCGTGTTACAGGCCACGACGATTAACTTGCAATTATGGTTTAAAAGATACTCGGTGTTTTTGATACTTAGTCCCAGTATTTCCTCAGAAGATTTTTCTCCATATGGAGCGTTTTTACTATCAGCTAAATAAATGGAATTTTCCTTTGGCAAAAGGGCTTGAATTTCCTTCCAAATAGAGGTTCCTCCAATCCCGGAATCAAAAACGCCAATGGGAAGTTTGCTCATAATACCATATTACTCTAATACTTCGGCGATTGGCTGACCCGTATTACCGCTCGGAAAGGATATTCCTAATAGTGTGGCTATTGTGGGAGCAATATCAGGGATTTCCGTTCTTGCTACGGTACTTCCTTGCTTTATACCCTTTCCGTAAAAAAGTAAAGGACAGTGCGTGTCATAAACTTGAGGAGAACCATGTGTTGACCCCGTAGACCCGTAACTAGCAGTGCCAGGTTTTAAGACCAACAATATATCTCCAGATCTTTTCTGGTTGAAGCCATTTTGTAGGATATAGGGTATTCCAGAGGTATAGTCGTTCTGCCACATTTGATAACCCGTATATACCCTGTCTACATAATCATAGCTTAGAAGTTCAAGCGCGATTGTTTCTTGAACGTTTTTTAATTCCAAATCTAGATTTTTAACAATTTTATCATCCAAAAAGAATTGAAGGTTTGAAAAATTCTTAATGATATCCTCGGTGCCATATTTGAATTTTAGAAACTCTGAGAATTTTGTTTGGGTCGTTTCATAATCCACATAACCAGCGGGTATTCTTTGATCTTTAAGATAACTAGGAACTTCGACTGCACCGTGGTC
This sequence is a window from Maribacter aestuarii. Protein-coding genes within it:
- a CDS encoding dihydrofolate reductase, with translation MIAAAAENGALGKDNDLIWHLPDDFKRFKRLTTGHKIIMGRKTFESFSKPLPNRIHIIITRDKDYKVDSKDCIVVNSLVEALQLVSNEHAYIIGGGEIYKQAEPFSNTIELTKVHESFEADTYFPNLDHKTWKLVTEEYHPKDEKHKYAFSYLTYIRIK
- the murI gene encoding glutamate racemase; translated protein: MSKLPIGVFDSGIGGTSIWKEIQALLPKENSIYLADSKNAPYGEKSSEEILGLSIKNTEYLLNHNCKLIVVACNTATTNAIDYLRKTYKVPFIGIEPAIKPAALNSRSKSVGVLATKGTLTSSLFHSTSLNHGEGIEIVEQQGKGLVELIESGEVGNEKTRQLLQEYLRPMLDKGIDYLVLGCTHYPYLIPLLKELLPESVKIIDSGEAVARQTKSILEQHGILNLSKVNGKHQFYTNSNVSVLKRFLDDHRNSVKVAYLDF